Below is a window of Falco peregrinus isolate bFalPer1 chromosome 3, bFalPer1.pri, whole genome shotgun sequence DNA.
ttttttaaaatgaaattgtacTGCTCCTTTCAAAAACAGAGCAGAACTGCTTCTTCACTGATAGCTTTACTTTCACAAATAGgacataaatttattttaactcaacacacacaaacaggaaTCTCGCTCCAATGAATCTCTATGGTGATATCTATAGAAGAGTTCTTTCATAGTGCCagctttatataaaaaaaaagttaaaaacaaacaaacaaaaagatacctcaaacccacaaaccaaGAAGAACATCCAGCAAAGTTTGTTATTCTTTTCATTGCACTAGATGGTGTTTAGCCTGGCATTGTAtcagcaaaaacaaaaccaagatcCTGAAAACTAGCAAAATCAGGCAAATACATACCTCTGCTGCTCTCTTAACTAATGCCATTACTAAACAAAagttttttctctatttctatTGAAGATACATGTGAAAAATTAGCACTAAAGAGGAGAGGAACCTTATCTGtaagttaatttattttaactctaaaaaaaagatgtgttgCATGATCTCAATGTTGCAAATTTTTTGGGACATAATATTTTCATGAAAGCCATTTGAAACCTCATATGACAGAGAGGGTAGAGAAATGGGTTCAGAGAGGAATTGATCCACAAAAGCCAAAAGGTTGTTTCATACAAGGAGCTATGGATGCACTTCCCTTGACAGGCCCCACGAATAATCATCAGTAAAGTGTACGGGGCCCAGCAAatggcaaacacacacacaattatGGCAAGCGACTTTGCTATTTTCTTGTCCTGCTGCAGTTTTGACCCAGTTCTTGAAcggaaagaaacagaaaagtccttTTTGAGAGCTGTGGGGCTGGTTTGTGTTGGAGATGGGCGGATAGCCATCACTGCTGGTCTCCATGACCTTCTTAATGACGAAACACTGTCCTCTGCTTCCGACTGAGACGATGCTTCTGGCCTTGGCAAGAAGCAAAATCTCCAGGACAAGCTGCTGCTCCTTGGAGGCTCACAGTCCTGCGTGCTGCCGTGCCGCTGGCGCCTCTGGATACTGTGGAAGATGTGCACGTTGAAGTAGGTCACCGAGAGCAGCGGCACAAAGAACTCCAGGGTGGACGCGCACAAGAGAAAGTACCAGTTGTCAAAGAACTCGGCGTAGCACTGATCCGGCGCTACCACGCTGTGTCCGGCCACGTGCTCCCAAAAGAGGATCGCTGGGCAGTAGAGAAGGAAGGCAAAGACCCAGGTGGCCACCATCTTGATGACAGGGTTGGAAGTTATTCCCTGCCGGGCTCTGTAAGATACCTGCGAAGGAAAAGAACATGTCACATACTCAAGACATTTTGGAACAACTACCTCAAAAAAACATAGGCAAGTCAAATACAATATGTTTTTTTGTAATTCCCCAGACACCTAAAACATCTTCACTTGTATAAGGTCCTGAAAAATTCTGTTAGTATTGCTCATCAAATACAGTAGCTCTGTGATTGATTTTAATACTTGGGATTGGAAAGGAGCAGAAATTATGATGGCCAAACTACTGATTGGCTTCCAGGTGTGAAAGGACATGGCTTGttttcaccaccaccacagtaaGGCAGCGGTAAGGAATCAATTTATGATTCATGAAATGCCCAGGCTCAGAGCAGAGTGAAAGCGGCTGGGGCACTCCCTTCCTGCACAGGCAAAAGCAGAAGCCTTCTATATTAGATGGGTCACCATGTGAGACTGCAAACACTAGACAATGTCATTTTCAATACTGTTTCCCCTTGCTATAGCAGAAAATTCTATCTCACACATGCTTTAACATCCCTTACTTTATTGAAACATTGTTTTAACACTCACTTTACCTTGTAAACAGCTCATTGCATTACTGCAAACCTTAACGTTTTTACGTCTACCCAGActacattaatttattttactctCTAGCCATAAATacctctttgaaaaaaatattaagaattaaATCATGTCATGTAAAGTTAGGAAattcaagattttttaaaaagtccttaAAATAGCCCAGCCAGTATGTGCAATGCATACTTCTAGCTCTTCATCCCCTGCATCTTTCAGAGCACAAGGTGATCAGTTAATGAGAAGCTGGACAATTTTGTTCAACATTTGTCATCCCAGGCTTTACTCAGACCCAGAACCACTACCTTCCTCATCAGCTTCCTAGGCTGTTCATTAGCATAGCATCTCTATGCTATACAAATATTAATGAGTGGTATCTTCACAGCCACATATGACCCAATGGACTAGTAACAGAGCAGGAGTGCAGTGTTACACACATTATTTTAGATTCTCTTGTCTTAAACACCTATAGCCTGAAGATTCAGACTCCTCTACATCTTAAAGCATCCTACTGGGTGAGAGTACAGCTCCAGTTCTGCAATAATGAATTTGCAGCTCTTTGCAAGACCACAAGCATCTCAATTTAGTAGCAGAAAACAGGAAGCTCAGGACAGcttcacaaatatttatgtCTGAAATGGCCCCTGGCCACAGGCTAGGTTTTCAGCAGAGGCAGATGTGGATCCATGAAGTCCATGAAGAAGCATGATCTCTTTTCTTTGGATAACAGCCCTATGTTACACACTCCTGGACACGCTCTATCCTAATTACCtaaaggagaaaaccagaatGTGATCACATAAACAAAGACCATCAATAATGCACAAGAACGTGGAGCTCAGCTGGGTTGCAGAGGCtcttttaatttacatttttcacattCTGATCTCTGCaagtttattaatatttttcaatattattatttcttaaatacagGCATTTTCATACTTTAtcatttagctttaaaaaaaaaacaacagcaacaaccaAGCACAACATGAGAAAGAGATTAGGCATTGTATCAGCACTTTCAAAATAAGAACCTCCCAATCTAACACAGCCTATGTCGCTTGAGCTAGAAGACTCATCAAAACCAAAGGATGTTGATCGTCTTTCACCTGGACGAAACACCAGGTAGAGCTCAGAAATGGTGAGTGATAATATTTACCACTGGATTTCTCAGATATCTTCTGAAGCAGAAGAATGATAATACTCAAGGAACACCTCTTCCATCTCTGCATACTTTGATTCAATCTTTTTTCTGCTTCGAGGGATTAGTTGCCCCCCAGTTGCCCGCTGGCAGCACATGGTAGCACCCCCTATGCTAACACAGATCCTCATCTGATCTTCAGTCAGTCCAGCCCACATCTCTCTCCATACCCTCTACTCCTTCTAAAATTTATCTCAAGCCTAAGCATATCCTTGACTCAACCTAGTTTTTGTTACCACTCTTCTAACAACCAAAACTCAAGTTCCTCACACTCTTGCTGCCCTTTTTGAACCTGGACTTTCCCACCTTCTCTGTAATGTAAGCAATTTCTAATCCAggtggcaggaaggaaacatggaAATCATAGGCAAGGCATCGTCTTATCTTAAGTCCCAATGCAACATTGAAGCATCAAtgtttctccaggaaaaaaaaaaaatggtagagTAATGAAGGAGTATTTAGCTTCTAGTGCTAATCATGAACGCTCTGAGTTTTatagaaatgtaaatatatatataaagcaatAATTAGAAATGTTCTTCTTACAGCTTTTGTAACTGACAGGAAACGGTCGTAGCTGATAAGGACGATGCTAAACACTGAAGCTGTGCACAGGAGATAGTCCATAACTAGCCAGAGCTTGCACAGGCCTCTTCCCAAGTGCCACGTCCCTGTCAGGGCATAAGGGATGTACAAAGGCATACAGAACGCACCTATGGAAATAAACCAGATGCACATGtcagccagcactgcaggcagtgCTCGTGAAAGCATAGAAACATTTCTGTGGTATCTGATAAAAGCACAATACTGACTAGAATTGCCATGTGGAAGGCTTTGTATTCTCAGGCAACCAATGAACACTTCACTACAAATTACCAGTAACATTCTTATAATTAGTACCTGGAAGGTGTACCATGTTTATTGTTTATCATCATTACTTCTCCTGTTTATATCAACTCCTaaaggaaggagcagctgaCTTTACCTGCTGAAGTAAATACTGTTCTGTATTAactactgaaattaaaacaaacaaaaaacatcttTTCCCCTGCTACTGTAATTTACTGACTGTTTTCTACAATAAATTGTCTAACTGCTATGCTTCTATCCTCTTAAAAGCATGACATGGTGTCCAAAAGTGCTCCAGAAGTAACTTTTATAGAAATACAATATGAATTTCAGACTAGTTTTTTAACTGTATGATCAAAAGGCTGACAAAAGCTGAACAGTTAATTAACTGTCTAACATTTCTTCTCATCATAATTCTTGATCATAACCACTTTTCAGTGGTGAGCTGATAGGGTATTAACTATGGGAACACACCAAGCAGTGGGAACAGACATGAGTGACCCACACCCATAGCTATCTAGATTTAGGCTGTTAAATCTAAATGTTGTGAAAGTGCCAATATAATCTCATTTTAATGAATTTCTAGGGGAGGCTGAAGAACTAGTGGTGTGGTTTGCTAtgatgcagaaatgcagagaacAGTGTCATCGCCATAATGAAATGGAATTACTGCATCTGCAGAGCAACTAACAGTTCCTCTTTTGAGTAAAAATTTGTATTATCAATTTTAACATTcacaagggaggaaaaagagtaTCATTTCAACGTTAGATTTACTTCATAATAGTGAGTACTCCTGTAACAGGTACTGAAGAGAATGTTGAGAGTTTCATTTCCCTAAAAATATTACAATTCCTGTTATTCTCCCTCTACTAAGAAGAAATCTCTATTCAAATCCAGCTATAGGTCCAGAAGCACAGAGATAAAGCAAAAGTTGTTGAAGGTCAAAACCGGGTTGATTACATATATTAAACGAATAAGCAAAGGCTCTGCAAGCATGAAAATGTGTGCTTTTATCAATTAGGATCAAGCAGAAATTAAATAGGTAATTTAGGTATACCCTGAATCTAAATTACGTAGCTACGGAAATACAAATCAGTTTGACTTTAAAGTATGCAAAGCTTTTAACCAAATTGAGAATGAAAACCTAGACATTCAAGTACACATAATATCACAAATCAAAAATTTGTGGAAGTTAAGTAATGCCAGGCAAGCTCTACTTCCTTCTTTGACAGAGGACATGGTTTACTTCTTACTTCTCAGCTAGATGCTGGTATTTGTTCAAGATGTGCTAGACTGTGAGCCAGATGACAGAACACCACTGTGTCCACTGGTTTTCTGTTGCCTGctctgtgtttttcctgtgtaCATTAGCTGGACAGCAGGCAGCAAGAGCTCTGTGGCACAAGGCAGTTATAAGCTGGAAGACATTGAGTGTATGGGAGAAGGAATCAGAACATTATACAAGGGGATCTGGGCATCACAAGGACTGAACTATTAGTAGCTGTACCCCTAACAGAACTTCTGACAGTGGCAATAAATTTGAAGAAGAGTTTATTCTGTTCTTCTAGtatccttttaaaatgtctagacataaaaaaaaagtagaataaaaacaattttaaaatattttgttgtgaTGTGAGAAGTCAGAATATAGATTTACTGAAATAGTCACACCTGTTCAAAATCATCCTTCTGCATACTCAATAATTTAACCAAGACTTTTACCAGAGACGCTATACCTCACAGAATACTGCAATACATCAGTCTGCAATTGCACATCACAGTAGTTTGAATTGTACTTTTTCTCAGTACAAGTTTCAAGATAAGATGGGTCCCTATGTATAAATGTATAACATCAAACTTCTTAGAAACTATttgatttgttatttttgtttaccTATACAAACATATATTCTAAAGTATGACTCTAGACAGAgcaagcacagcaaaaatactATTCATCACTATTTAGCTGCAAACTTCAGGTGATTATCTGTATTGTGTGAGAGCaaattgaaataaaagataTCAACCATGTATGCAAGATCTGCCAGGTAATaagtgctgtattttatttgactATATAGACTTTAGTCAAGACTCTTTACAACCAACCACCATTCTTTGTTATTCCACATAGATTCACgcacagcagtattttttcctgaagcactAACATTAAACATTACCTGTTTACCTGATAAAGGatatgtttctttctgaaaacttaTAGGCTGCTAAAACACTTCACGCAGCTTCCACCATTCCTTACTCTTCCCCTAGACACACAGCCGGGAAACAGCTCTCTTAGAAGAAACCACCCAGAAAATCAACCCCGTTGCTTCTCCTAAGATTCCAAGGAAACCAAGAGGACATGCCTCCACAGCCGTGACTTACCCACTGCAAAGTCAGAAATGGCAAGATTGAGGAAGAAATAGTTACACCGGTGCCTGAGGTTCCTGTCCATGATGAAAGCAAGGATTACCAGGATGTTCCCAAGGATGGTGACCAGAGCTAGCAACACCATGAGGAAAGCCAGCAGCACCAACACGCCCAGCGAAAACTCGGAGCTCGGGGGCTGTGTGGGCAAAGTCACGTTACAGCTGCCCGCTGTGTGCGGGGTTTCAGCGCTGCTGTTGTGCATGTTGCGTATCCAGGtcagctcagcctggggagaAAATTGCATCTGGCAGAGTTATCCAAAAGGCTGAGATTCAAAGGACCATGTACAGAACGAgccaaaaacattaaaaaaaaaaaaaaaaaaaattactcaggaggggaaaaagttGAAAGGTTCTGATGCTAGATAAATCTAGTTTTcctaagatttttaaaatatgtgtatcTCTAAAAGAATTACTAGTAAGAAATATGCAGGTTTtcaatttcatattttaaaacacagggGTTTTATGCAACCTGATCCTTATCTGGGGAGGTCAGGAGGGCTGATTTGAGATTCTGTcttgctttcctccctccctccctccctccaagAAGTGTTTTGCTTACTAGCACTATGGATAACaacttttttctaatttttttttaaccctgtaTATATCTTTATGAGAATTTAAACTACTTTCTAATCTCATACTTGTTATTTCAGCAAGTCTGTAGTCCCTCTCTATTATGTTATATCTTTTTGTTGACCACGAAAGCCACGGTCAACTTTCTTGTTGTTGCCGCTGTTCCTCTTTCCGCAGAACCTAGGGCTGAAAACTGCTATGCTGTAAGTAAAATACAGTTACTTACCAGAGCAGTTAACCAGTAACAATGCAACCCGAAGAGATCAGTTGCAAAACTGCCGTGGAAATTAGTTTCAAAACTTTTAGCAGCAGCCCCAGTGACACAGCATcagctgctgccatcccagAACCAAGGAATGAAATATTGACTCCCTGAACGTGAATGAGTGCTTGGCAATTAACTTTAATAGGACaaggcttttctttccatacTGGTGGGAGAAATTGTGCGTCTTCCACAAGTGCTTATATTTTGTATGAGTAATGAAACCACTTGCAGAGAGCTGTGAGTATTCCACAGTTGTAAAAATTCAATCATTTTTATTATGGGTTCTAAAAGCACTTTGGTGTCTAATTTTAGACcattaaatttgaaaaatgttggCTGTCATGTTTGTTCTGTTGTGGGAACAAATTCATTAGCATTTGCCAAGTGCTTTTACTAAACGTTTGAATGGCAGCAgtacaaaaaatgcaaaagtttaTTATCCATACAAATATCTTCACAGCATGCATGTCCATTACAACTTtaagctttatttcatttccaggtAATGCTAGAAACGTAGAAAACACACTTCGGCAACAACTACTAAGTAGTACCACTAGACTTTCTTCTCCTAGAAATACTGAAGCTGATCTACATGAAGTTTTGGAGATCCACACTCTTACGTggttgaaaagaaaatcaagtggTAAGCAAATGTGAGGTCAAATTAAGGGTTCAGACAAGTCTGTATTCTGTCTGTCTCAACTGCCTGTAGCCTAAGGAAGAGTGTAAGAACATGGGGAAAATACACTGCCGGTGTGCTCCTCCAGTGATTTGTGGCCCAAGGTGCCAATATGGTACCAGAAGTGACATTTGatcattttatttccacttcATCTTCCAAACAGTCATCTTACCCCCAgaatttctgcttctgcattttttttttataataaaagaCACTACAGGGCTCCTATAGGCCTCCAAGGAGGGTAACAGTCCTTGTGTTATTGCTACCCTGTATCCAAATCCATAGAAAGCAGGAAAATTGCCATGGATACTGCCAAATCATGGATCCTAGATAAACTGTTACCATGTCCCAGTTATACTTTTTTGTTCCTCATACCTAAGGCAAGCAGTCCTTTTTGACTGGTCTCACCTATCACGAGAGCAACAGATCATTCCTGTGCATTCAAAGTGACAATCCCTTGGAAAGAAGCACTGAACCTGGGGCAgctcatacacacacacacgataCACCTGCTGCAAACCTTTGTCAGTGGGAGCTCAGAAACTGCACCAGATCCTATATGCTAGAGAATAGTATgtaaaaggttttcttttagaCATGAGGCCTGCTTGCCCTCAGCCAGGGATGGGTTCTGGAATGGGTTTCTCCATCCCAGTGACATCCCTccttttcagctgcagaagaagGGGGAAGACCCAAGCTCTTAAGTATTCTTTTCTATGGGAAACTTTTGGATATACTTTTGATTCCTAGCTTGTCCCTGAATGGCCTAGCAGCATTTCTACAGACTGGTGTCTATGGTGAATCAATGCACAGCCACTAgtgtcagaagaaaagaatttgttaAAATTTCTCAACAGCCCCATGAGGACCAAAAGTCTTCAAAATtcttataaaagcagaaaaatcagatcAAAACTGTGTTCCAAAAGAATAGTTTTgtaaaaaacacacaaatagACAAGCCATGAGGCTGAAAGCCACTGTTGGTAGCAACTGTAGTTTTAACTGGATCCTCTTAATTGCAAAACCCTTACTCAAGagttacacttttttttcttcagtgagaaTCTAtgctaaaataattaaagctaCAGTGGCAGTTAAGTTACTGATGTCATTTGCAACTACTGCGCCTTAGCATGGTGCAATTACAGCTCTTTGCAGAAGTGAGTATAATGTTTTGGACCCTCTTCTTCTCCCTCAAGCTGCTCTACAAAGTTTAAATAGAAAGGTTCGCATCTTAACCCAAAATAGTCAGTGCTGAGGAACTGAATTAGAAGAATATTACTCCTCTTAGAAAAGGCTGCCCACACAATGTCTTCCAAGATACGATGACCACATCCTACATTCTCACTTCTGTAGCATGCAATAAATTGTTGAGGTTTTAGTACACGCATATAACAGCTGTGCTATACCTTGTTAAGGTAAGAAGAATCTAAGCAGTTaagttaaaaaatacagtatcacTTTGAAttccctgcttttctttgaTATTGTGTATTTATTGCTGCAAGAATTAAGACATCATCTTAAGTGCAATAAAGTTGAGCAGTTATAGAGCTCCCTGGGAACCTGGAATTTCTGAGCTCCGCTTTTGGTCCAAGTGgacacacccacacccacccaccttGTGACTTTTCAATCTGTGACTTGAAGTCTTTGTTTTAGTTTCTTCAGCAGTAAGAGGAAGGTAATGCTTAGTGAGCTTCTCAAAATCTGAAGGTAATTCTGCATTAATTAATAAAgtatttcagtggaaaagaatgaaagataCGCTCTCCAAAGTACCCTTAATCTATTAGTTAAGATAACTCATGTGGGAAGCAATGAAGCCAGATTTCACAGCCTCCAAAATCTAGCTGAAGACAGGATTCATCCTAGCTGAACACCCTACCCATATACTCTCCAGTCTCAAGAGGAGACTCAACAGCTTCACTGTTTCTCATGAGAAACAGCTGACCTTGCCAAATGGCTTAAATCCTAGGGTGCCTGCTAGGAGCATATAGCTACCTAATCCCTTTCCATCTCCCTCCCTCAACATTTCTTCTTGACGTTAACTTAGATCTAACTATGTTTCCCAAAATCTTAGGTACCTAACTTCCACACCATGCTTGGAAAGCCTGCAGGACACCTAAAAATATGGATGCTACACATGTGCCTTGTCAATATACATCCAAGATTACAGACATATTTTGCACAAGTCATGATGTCACGTAACTAATCTGTTCACATCCAGAACATAATCTACACCAGTCAgcaagtttttttaaaacatcagtaGTGTAAGTGAAGTTTAATAGAAGATCCACTACATAAGCTTTTAGCAGACTTTTTTTGTGTGGCTGTAACTATGATTAAACCAGTCTAGAACACATGTCTAGCTAGAAATATATCTGAAGTAGATAATAAACTGCTGATTTTCTGCTATTGCCAGGGCAGTATATGAACTGTTCAGTGATAACCCTATAAAAAGATGGAATTTTCATTCAAATAGACATGCTAGACAATAAACACATAGCACAGATTAATATACCAAAAAGATCCACAAGTCAATTTTCcagctttctcttccctttcttcttccccagatattaaacaaacagtaaaagcaCAACCCTGAATTACCTGCTTATTAAAGTGTTCAGActttattatattaataaattgcaattttaataattaatacttCATTAATTAATAACTAATAATTGcaatattaattatttcttaatgattgcaatattaataaattacagTCCAGAATCACTACACTGCAATTAAGAAAGAGAATTATCTTCAATTTAAAAGTTAAGGGcaatagattttaaaaacaagtgacCTTTCGATATTCCAGCATGGAAGATTTCCAGATATATGATAGGACATTTAGACTAAATGTTCTGTCTCATCACCACTCTTGAAGAGAAGCTTTTAAGAATGACAGGAGCTCTTTTCCATGGCTCAATTGTCTTGAGTTCATTAAGGCTTTTCTATCTGAAGTCTGTTTAAAGAGAGACCACACGGCAGCTCTTTAGCAGGTGTTTTGCTATCAACATACCCTGATCACAGACCAGATACAAACTCCAGCTCTtgagcaacaaagaaaaataaatcattctgATACTACCTTGCAGGAGACTGCAGTCCTGTAACAGCTAATCTGGTTTCAGACACACTCCTGATTCATTTCCTgaagaataaagcaaaaactgtaaaagaaagaGGTAAGACAGAGTGGCAGAAGTCACAATCTACCTTTTTCTGCTAGTGTTTGATTCTacacagatacatttttatGACAGCCAACTGTACTTTAGATATGAATTAATGCTATAaaccttttcttcttgtaaT
It encodes the following:
- the LOC101914833 gene encoding histamine H3 receptor-like isoform X3; translation: MVLLALVTILGNILVILAFIMDRNLRHRCNYFFLNLAISDFAVGAFCMPLYIPYALTGTWHLGRGLCKLWLVMDYLLCTASVFSIVLISYDRFLSVTKAVSYRARQGITSNPVIKMVATWVFAFLLYCPAILFWEHVAGHSVVAPDQCYAEFFDNWYFLLCASTLEFFVPLLSVTYFNVHIFHSIQRRQRHGSTQDCEPPRSSSLSWRFCFLPRPEASSQSEAEDSVSSLRRSWRPAVMAIRPSPTQTSPTALKKDFSVSFRSRTGSKLQQDKKIAKSLAIIVCVFAICWAPYTLLMIIRGACQGKCIHSSLYETTFWLLWINSSLNPFLYPLCHMRFQMAFMKILCPKKFATLRSCNTSFF
- the LOC101914833 gene encoding histamine H3 receptor-like isoform X1, whose translation is MQFSPQAELTWIRNMHNSSAETPHTAGSCNVTLPTQPPSSEFSLGVLVLLAFLMVLLALVTILGNILVILAFIMDRNLRHRCNYFFLNLAISDFAVGAFCMPLYIPYALTGTWHLGRGLCKLWLVMDYLLCTASVFSIVLISYDRFLSVTKAVSYRARQGITSNPVIKMVATWVFAFLLYCPAILFWEHVAGHSVVAPDQCYAEFFDNWYFLLCASTLEFFVPLLSVTYFNVHIFHSIQRRQRHGSTQDCEPPRSSSLSWRFCFLPRPEASSQSEAEDSVSSLRRSWRPAVMAIRPSPTQTSPTALKKDFSVSFRSRTGSKLQQDKKIAKSLAIIVCVFAICWAPYTLLMIIRGACQGKCIHSSLYETTFWLLWINSSLNPFLYPLCHMRFQMAFMKILCPKKFATLRSCNTSFF
- the LOC101914833 gene encoding histamine H3 receptor-like isoform X2, translating into MHNSSAETPHTAGSCNVTLPTQPPSSEFSLGVLVLLAFLMVLLALVTILGNILVILAFIMDRNLRHRCNYFFLNLAISDFAVGAFCMPLYIPYALTGTWHLGRGLCKLWLVMDYLLCTASVFSIVLISYDRFLSVTKAVSYRARQGITSNPVIKMVATWVFAFLLYCPAILFWEHVAGHSVVAPDQCYAEFFDNWYFLLCASTLEFFVPLLSVTYFNVHIFHSIQRRQRHGSTQDCEPPRSSSLSWRFCFLPRPEASSQSEAEDSVSSLRRSWRPAVMAIRPSPTQTSPTALKKDFSVSFRSRTGSKLQQDKKIAKSLAIIVCVFAICWAPYTLLMIIRGACQGKCIHSSLYETTFWLLWINSSLNPFLYPLCHMRFQMAFMKILCPKKFATLRSCNTSFF